Below is a window of Moraxella nasibovis DNA.
TGACATCACCCGCCACAAGGCGACCACTTTTGACAGCCTACTCATGCTGCGTATCGATGAGAGCCTGTATTTTGGCAACGCCACGACCATCCACGACACCCTGCGTCGTCGCTACTATGAACACCCAAATGCTCGTGAAATCATTCTCATCATGACGGCCGTCAACCACCTTGATCTTACCGCCCAAGAAATGCTCATCGATTTCAACCAAGAAGTCAAATCCCAAGGCAAGCGTCTGCACCTGACCGAAGTCAAAGGACCCATCATGGACATCTTAAAAGACGGCGAACTGCTCAACCAGCTGACAGGCGAAGTGTTTTTAAGCACCAAGCAAGCGGTGGATAAGCTCAAATATCAAGGTGGCGACTGGTGTGGTCTGTGATGGGCATGGCGGATTGCTTGGCATAAATTATTCCTAATTTTGAAAATTTTTTAAAATTTTTCATATTTTGGAATATGCTTATGTAGATGTCGTGGGTTGGGTTGAGCAAAGCGAAACCAAACAAATTCAATAACTTACGCTAAAAATGGTGGGCATCGCCCATCCTACACGACTGTGATGGGTATGGTGAAATGCTTGGCAAAACTTATTCCTATTTGTGCAAATTTTTTAAATTTTTTCATATTTTGGAATATGCTTATGCAGCAATCAGCATTGAAGTGCCGATAAAATTTCGCTAAGATAATGGGACAAAATCAACTTGTCCCATTATTTTTTTACGATCAAAATTAGGAAAAATCATGAATACAAACGCCATCACACTCTACAAACAAATCTACCCACACCAATGCCAAACCCTATCAAATCTAGGCTTTAAAAGCCTGATTAACCTGCGTTTTGATGACGAATGCGACAACCAGCCCACCGCAGACGCCATCAACCAAAGCGCCAGCAAAACAGGACTTGAATATCGCCACCTGCCTGTTGATGGCGACAGTCTGCACCTAGATGTGGTAGAAAAATTCGCCAAACTGCTGCGTGAATTACCAAGCCCTGTGATGGTGTTTTGCGGTACAGGCAATCGTGCCAAACGCCTATATCAAAGTGCGGTGGTTAGCGGTTTGATTTGATGATAAAATATCAACCATGGATTAATCATGTTAAAAGACAGCAAGCCAACATCACAGCAAGGTGGTTTTGGTAGATGGAGAATTTAAGGTAGATTTTAAGGCGTGATGATATGGGTAAATTTTTTGGAGATTAGTATCTACTCTGGGTGCTGTTTTGGGTCGGTCAAGGTATAACGAATGCAAAATAAGCCACTATCAACATAGTGGCTTATTTTTTATCAACATTGGTTACAATGCAACTTTTAATATTTTTGCGCAGTGCCATTTTTCCTTTGATTAGCATGATAGGTTGTCCATAGACCATCAATATGCTCAAATAAATCATCAGAAATTGGCTGATGCATCGCGTCTAGGATAAAATCTACGCCTTCACGCCGAGCAAGTTTGGCGGCTGGTACAAAATCAGCATCGCCAGCGATAAGGACAATGCGACTGGCTTGCATCTTTAAGCTGACAGTGGCGATATCTACGCCAATTCGCATGTCTACACCTTTTTGTGTAACATTGAGAGAAAAGTCGTCGTCCTTGAGTGTCTGCCATTGTTTCTTGCCTTTTAAAAGTGCTTTTTGAACTTCTGGCTTTAATTTCCAATCGCTACCATAGTCCGCCAAGCGTCCGAGCCGCAGAGCGAATTTGCGTTTTTTAATCAGCTCTTTATGTAGCTCTTTGCGAAAAATCGCTTCATCTGATTTGGATAAATCTAAGGCTTTACCGCTGACGGGTCGATGCATTTTCTTTTCAAGGGGTGGGCAATCATAAAAGAAAACACGATATAAATCGTCTGTTTCTTTGCTTTGGTTACGTAGTTTTAGGTGTTCCAATGCCATGCCCATGGCAATATCCGCCATCTTTTTGGCGTTGTAGTGGTCAGCATCGGATAGATAATGGCGTAAGCGTTTAACAAAAAACGCACCGTCAATAAATACAGCAGTCGTCATCTTTTTTTTCCCAAAAAATAAAAAAGCCCAAAGGCTTGGCACTTTGAATATGTACATCAAAGGCGTACTGCTAAGGGCTAGATGTCTGTTATTATAGAGGCATCTATATTTTTTGTCAAGCTTGTAACACACAATCTACTATTGAGAATCAAAGTCTATTATCAAATAAAAATTGGTTACAATGCAACTTCTTAACCTGGACTCAGACCCAGGTCGTTATCGACATCTCTTGAACGCTCAATATCCGCCCAAGCTTTGTTTCTTTCTTGTAGGTTTTGCTCTGGAGTAGGTACATAAACTTTATCTAAACCTTCTCGATACAATCCTAGCTGGTAATTAACCGCCGCCAATTTGTCGTTGATGTGCTGTTTGATGTTTGATATACCATTTAACAAATCATTTACTCGCTCTGCGTCTGTCCCAAAAAAGTACCGAGACACCTCTCTAACAGCATCTGTGGTGTTATTAACGGGCATTTTTGCAGGCGAGCTGGCATCAAAACGGCACTTCACTTTCCCAATTCATCCACACGCCGTGCGTTGGGTGTTTTAGGCGCAGCTTATGGGCGTGCAAATTTAGCCGTGGAGCAAGCTGCAGTGCCACGCCTTCGGCATAAATCGGATCGCCAATCATCACATGACCGATATGCACCATATGCACTCGCAGCTGATGACTGCGCCCTGTAATGGGTTTTAGGGCGACACGAGTGACAGGGTGTGATTTGCCCGCATGATCGCACCTAAGCTCATGGTGTAGCACTTCATAATGCGTCAAGGCTCGCT
It encodes the following:
- a CDS encoding beta-lactamase hydrolase domain-containing protein, with translation MNTNAITLYKQIYPHQCQTLSNLGFKSLINLRFDDECDNQPTADAINQSASKTGLEYRHLPVDGDSLHLDVVEKFAKLLRELPSPVMVFCGTGNRAKRLYQSAVVSGLI
- a CDS encoding NYN domain-containing protein, giving the protein MTTAVFIDGAFFVKRLRHYLSDADHYNAKKMADIAMGMALEHLKLRNQSKETDDLYRVFFYDCPPLEKKMHRPVSGKALDLSKSDEAIFRKELHKELIKKRKFALRLGRLADYGSDWKLKPEVQKALLKGKKQWQTLKDDDFSLNVTQKGVDMRIGVDIATVSLKMQASRIVLIAGDADFVPAAKLARREGVDFILDAMHQPISDDLFEHIDGLWTTYHANQRKNGTAQKY